A window of the Leucothrix mucor DSM 2157 genome harbors these coding sequences:
- a CDS encoding phosphoribosyltransferase yields the protein MEKQFLDEQAVILDAFRLGAEIHRSGFRPTFIVGLWRGGSTVGIYVQECLQTLGVATNHISVRTSYQGLSHYQATLDTVDPEIRVHGTQYLLETLNADDRLLIVDDVVSTGRNVTAVIKRLQSHLKRNMPTEVKVASLYHRSLHDKTGLTPDFCLHETNDWLVFPYELSGLTADEIREHKSFVPL from the coding sequence ATGGAAAAGCAGTTTCTGGATGAGCAAGCCGTCATTCTGGATGCGTTTCGTCTGGGCGCTGAAATTCACCGCAGCGGCTTTCGTCCAACCTTTATAGTAGGTTTGTGGCGAGGTGGCAGCACGGTCGGTATTTATGTGCAGGAATGTTTGCAAACGCTGGGCGTGGCGACTAATCACATTTCAGTGCGCACCTCTTATCAAGGTTTATCCCACTATCAGGCGACACTCGACACGGTTGATCCTGAAATTCGGGTGCATGGCACACAGTATTTGCTGGAAACCTTAAATGCAGATGATCGCTTGCTGATCGTGGATGATGTCGTGAGTACCGGACGCAATGTTACTGCGGTTATTAAGCGCTTGCAGTCCCACCTTAAGCGCAATATGCCAACGGAAGTGAAAGTGGCCAGTTTGTATCATCGCTCGTTACATGACAAAACTGGGCTGACACCGGATTTTTGCCTGCACGAGACTAATGATTGGCTAGTGTTTCCTTATGAATTGAGTGGGCTGACTGCGGATGAGATTCGCGAGCACAAGTCGTTCGTGCCATTGTAG
- a CDS encoding phosphoribosyltransferase produces MSKVYLTAQGLLNDSFALAKQVLDSGFEPTFIIAVWRGGAPIGIAVQEYLEYHGIQTNHIAIRTASYSGIDQQAREVKVFGLNYLVKHVQHHDRLLIVDDVFDTGRSVEAIINELRSRARLNTPEQIRIAVPYYKPSRRQVELEPDYVIHETTDWLKYPHSLEGLSHAEMQEHRPEIYEILKDLLPAEQSA; encoded by the coding sequence ATGAGCAAAGTCTACCTGACTGCCCAGGGATTACTGAACGATTCCTTCGCGCTGGCCAAACAAGTATTGGACAGTGGCTTCGAACCAACCTTTATCATCGCCGTGTGGCGTGGTGGCGCGCCGATTGGCATCGCCGTGCAAGAGTATCTGGAATACCACGGCATTCAAACCAACCACATCGCCATTCGTACCGCCTCTTACAGTGGTATTGACCAGCAAGCGCGCGAAGTGAAAGTGTTTGGACTGAATTATCTGGTGAAACACGTGCAGCATCACGACCGCTTACTGATTGTCGATGATGTGTTTGATACAGGCCGCTCTGTTGAGGCCATTATTAATGAGCTTCGCAGCCGCGCCAGACTCAATACGCCCGAGCAAATTCGCATCGCAGTGCCCTATTACAAGCCCAGTCGCCGTCAGGTTGAGCTGGAGCCGGATTATGTGATTCATGAAACGACGGATTGGTTAAAGTATCCGCACTCACTTGAAGGCTTGAGCCATGCGGAAATGCAGGAGCATCGCCCTGAGATTTACGAAATTCTCAAAGACTTGCTCCCCGCAGAACAATCCGCCTAG
- a CDS encoding YoaK family protein, with amino-acid sequence MISKLPRWVEYGAFVLAFVAGTVNAVGFLGVKHQAISHLSGTVTLVGTGIITSNGNDVFHLAGILLSFLAGASLSGALLPGTSLKLGRHYDSLLAIEGIMLLVSIYLLKNSSLLGHYTASAACGIQNALATSYSGAIVRTTHMTGIFTDLGLMIGAKIRGDQFDRRKAILLLLIIIGFIAGGSLGAYLYAWMQFFALAVPAAICIVLATLYRVYAVKEPYGVS; translated from the coding sequence ATGATCTCTAAGCTCCCCCGTTGGGTCGAGTACGGCGCTTTCGTCTTAGCGTTTGTGGCAGGCACGGTTAACGCCGTTGGCTTTCTTGGCGTTAAGCATCAAGCGATCTCACACCTATCCGGAACCGTCACGCTGGTCGGCACTGGTATAATCACATCTAACGGTAATGATGTGTTTCACCTTGCGGGTATTCTGCTGAGCTTTCTGGCGGGCGCATCACTTTCTGGTGCTTTACTGCCCGGCACATCACTTAAACTCGGGCGACATTATGACTCCCTGTTAGCCATTGAAGGGATCATGCTGCTGGTCTCCATCTATTTGCTGAAGAACAGCTCGCTGTTAGGGCATTACACGGCCTCTGCGGCCTGTGGAATTCAAAATGCGTTAGCCACGTCCTACAGTGGCGCAATTGTGCGAACCACTCATATGACGGGCATCTTCACGGATTTAGGCTTGATGATTGGGGCCAAGATTCGAGGTGATCAGTTTGATCGGCGCAAGGCGATTTTGCTACTGCTGATTATCATTGGCTTTATTGCGGGCGGCAGCTTAGGCGCGTATCTATATGCATGGATGCAGTTCTTTGCGCTGGCAGTGCCGGCCGCTATCTGTATTGTGTTAGCGACCTTATACCGTGTGTATGCGGTGAAAGAGCCTTACGGCGTTAGCTAG
- a CDS encoding COG2958 family protein, translating to MAKQSQSKKVSQFLQQHPNQKFNARAIAEAIVSLHPEDYAEKRSNPRFKDDKAFITQIVAEIGSQKDQILKASPHIFWQDKPRPRLYWYDPDKRITDIPVDDSPDIEELDSEPAVDTSTATNHSLSEHDLYPLLIEYLKSELKLYCMRIDEKRSKNSRGSGGNQWLHPDIVAMQPVDKEWNELVRSCVKQGAGQSVRLWSFEVKKELNVSNARKSFFQAVSNSSWANEGYLVATSISNADTEKELRMLSALHGIGVILLNPENPSESEMTLPARARTDVDWESTNRILSENVDFKDYIELVSTYYQTGRIRARDWNKV from the coding sequence TTGGCAAAGCAGTCTCAATCAAAGAAAGTATCTCAATTCTTGCAGCAACACCCAAATCAGAAATTTAATGCCCGCGCCATCGCTGAGGCCATCGTCAGTCTGCATCCAGAGGACTATGCCGAAAAGCGCAGTAACCCCCGTTTTAAAGATGATAAAGCCTTTATTACCCAGATAGTCGCTGAGATTGGCTCACAGAAAGATCAGATTCTAAAGGCCAGTCCACACATCTTTTGGCAAGACAAGCCACGCCCACGTTTGTATTGGTATGACCCCGATAAGCGTATTACGGATATTCCAGTTGATGACTCTCCTGATATCGAGGAGCTTGATTCAGAGCCCGCAGTAGATACCAGCACCGCCACCAATCACAGCTTATCTGAGCACGACCTCTATCCTTTGCTGATTGAATACCTCAAATCAGAGCTAAAACTGTATTGCATGCGGATTGATGAAAAGCGCTCTAAAAACTCCCGAGGTAGCGGCGGTAATCAGTGGTTGCATCCGGATATTGTCGCCATGCAGCCGGTTGATAAAGAGTGGAATGAGCTGGTTCGCAGTTGCGTCAAGCAGGGTGCGGGGCAAAGTGTTCGCTTATGGTCGTTTGAAGTCAAAAAAGAGCTGAATGTATCGAATGCGCGCAAAAGCTTCTTTCAGGCAGTCAGTAACTCAAGTTGGGCGAATGAGGGCTACTTGGTCGCGACCTCGATTAGCAACGCGGATACTGAAAAAGAGTTACGAATGCTCTCGGCCTTACATGGCATTGGCGTTATTCTGTTAAACCCTGAAAACCCCAGCGAAAGTGAAATGACGTTACCGGCAAGAGCCAGAACGGATGTTGACTGGGAGTCAACGAATCGCATTCTGAGTGAGAATGTGGATTTCAAAGACTACATCGAGCTGGTTTCAACCTACTATCAAACGGGCCGGATACGCGCTCGGGACTGGAATAAAGTCTAA
- a CDS encoding type II toxin-antitoxin system VapC family toxin has translation MMTNYLLDTNIISELGRPEPQKSVVDFVASTPIAWLSTITLHELEYGIALIPEGSRQKAIKQVVSELVSAYGDYIIPVGQQEAQEAALLRAMMKQQDKVLHLADSLIAGTAKAHNLIVVTRNIKDFEGLGLHLKNPFE, from the coding sequence ATGATGACTAATTACCTACTTGATACCAATATCATCTCGGAGCTCGGACGGCCAGAACCACAAAAAAGTGTTGTTGATTTTGTCGCATCCACACCAATAGCTTGGCTATCCACGATCACCCTGCATGAACTGGAATATGGTATTGCTCTGATACCCGAAGGCAGTCGGCAGAAAGCTATAAAACAGGTCGTGTCCGAGCTTGTAAGTGCTTATGGTGATTATATTATTCCTGTCGGACAACAAGAAGCTCAAGAGGCTGCATTATTACGTGCGATGATGAAGCAACAAGACAAGGTGCTACATTTGGCTGATTCGTTGATTGCAGGTACGGCTAAGGCCCACAACCTGATCGTCGTGACAAGAAATATTAAAGACTTCGAGGGCTTAGGACTTCACTTGAAAAATCCGTTTGAATGA
- a CDS encoding NADPH-dependent FMN reductase produces the protein MTINTPKLFAYAASNSRNSINKQLVTHAASMLTGYSTEIADLNDYELPLFSEDAEKELGQPESAMKFFNKIGEADALLISLAEHNGNYTVAYKNLLDWCSRINPKVYQGKPLVLLATSPGPRGGQSLLEIAANTVSFFDANLRGTYSIPSFYEHFKDGSFITPQTNEDLAKVVSELNPERLGL, from the coding sequence ATGACAATCAACACCCCTAAGCTCTTTGCTTATGCGGCTTCAAATAGTCGCAACTCAATAAATAAACAACTCGTAACGCACGCAGCATCCATGCTTACCGGCTACTCGACGGAAATCGCGGATTTAAATGATTATGAGCTGCCATTGTTTAGCGAAGACGCTGAGAAGGAACTCGGCCAACCGGAAAGTGCCATGAAGTTTTTTAATAAAATCGGAGAAGCGGATGCTTTGCTGATTTCACTTGCTGAACATAATGGAAACTACACAGTAGCCTATAAAAATCTGCTTGATTGGTGCTCTCGGATTAATCCAAAAGTCTATCAAGGCAAGCCCTTGGTACTGCTTGCGACGTCACCAGGGCCAAGAGGGGGACAGTCACTACTTGAAATAGCGGCTAATACGGTTTCGTTCTTTGACGCAAACTTACGCGGAACCTATTCCATCCCATCGTTCTATGAGCACTTTAAAGACGGCTCTTTCATAACACCCCAGACTAATGAAGATTTAGCAAAGGTCGTCAGTGAGTTGAATCCAGAGCGACTAGGGTTATAA
- a CDS encoding pirin family protein, producing the protein MSTTQRVIHYDDLPQSGFAGITERHMVQNPDLWPRSRGRTDISHGLGDFIYLALGQFLPNDGAPLHPHHDVDIVSVVFSGSVGHKGTLGDGTAIHAPEVQVQRAGTGMQHSEFNLRDTAADFAQIWFKPPQNGLEPAYKNFKIDDNGLTTVLGGEDGSFNSNMVCKVGYLAVGKSVAVPQPFIVLITQGDATANGVPVAKGDLIEGSSLELTAGPDLGLALIYENH; encoded by the coding sequence ATGAGCACTACCCAAAGAGTCATTCACTATGACGACCTACCCCAGAGCGGTTTTGCTGGAATTACTGAACGCCACATGGTTCAAAACCCAGATTTATGGCCACGATCCAGAGGACGCACAGACATTAGTCATGGACTTGGAGACTTTATTTACTTAGCACTCGGTCAGTTTTTACCTAATGACGGTGCACCGTTACACCCGCATCATGATGTCGATATTGTTAGTGTGGTTTTCTCTGGCAGCGTGGGGCACAAAGGAACGCTTGGTGATGGCACCGCGATCCACGCACCTGAGGTTCAGGTGCAGCGCGCTGGTACAGGGATGCAGCACTCCGAATTTAACCTCCGTGATACTGCTGCTGACTTTGCACAAATCTGGTTTAAGCCACCCCAAAATGGGTTGGAGCCAGCCTACAAAAATTTCAAGATCGATGACAATGGTTTAACAACCGTACTTGGCGGCGAGGATGGGAGCTTCAATAGCAATATGGTTTGTAAGGTGGGCTATTTAGCTGTTGGAAAATCAGTAGCAGTGCCTCAACCATTTATAGTTCTTATCACGCAGGGTGACGCGACTGCAAATGGTGTGCCCGTAGCGAAAGGCGATTTAATCGAAGGTAGCTCACTAGAGCTCACCGCCGGCCCTGACTTGGGTCTGGCGCTTATTTATGAAAATCACTAA
- a CDS encoding winged helix-turn-helix transcriptional regulator — protein MDISTKKSLKGTIEAGEECPVEIAIRVVGGRWKCPIIHHLLTGTKRFNELRKLIPAASQRMLTKHLRELEQDGIVLRKVYAEVPPKTEYSLTDVGESLEPVLWAMHDWATANFVLDADG, from the coding sequence ATGGATATTTCAACTAAGAAAAGCCTAAAGGGAACGATCGAAGCAGGTGAAGAGTGTCCTGTAGAAATAGCAATAAGAGTCGTCGGTGGGCGCTGGAAATGCCCAATTATTCATCACTTGTTGACCGGTACGAAGCGCTTCAATGAGCTTCGTAAGCTTATACCTGCTGCATCCCAGCGCATGTTGACTAAACATCTGCGTGAATTAGAGCAAGACGGGATTGTTCTTCGTAAAGTCTATGCAGAGGTACCGCCGAAAACTGAGTATTCACTGACGGATGTAGGTGAGTCGTTAGAGCCAGTTTTGTGGGCAATGCACGATTGGGCTACTGCGAATTTTGTTTTGGACGCAGATGGCTAA
- a CDS encoding type I restriction endonuclease subunit R has translation MSVFYGGDKSTEYIFQNDMIRQMLANGWLLGNPKHYNRELALYSEDVLGFVKDTQDEQWQKFCTLYPNNPEQKFLERVASQLNKADPNAANREIRTFGTLGVLRNELRDRGTRFSLCQFKPEHDLNPDTLARYNKNRLRLVPELVYSPWATDAHEAETGIRAKQWRIDLVLFVNGLPVATLELKSEFKQPVSNAVKQYKTTRFAIDPVTKKPEPLLTFKRGALVHFAVSQDQVFMATRLEGDDTFFLPFNKGTKDGGAGNEVPEDKQQYATGYLWNEVLLPDNLLNILARFMHLEIKEKEDWEGRKTKKETLIFPRYHQWDVVRKLIEAAKTEGPGQKYLIQHSAGSGKSNSIAWSAHQLSALHNADGSKVFASVIVVTDRTVLDDQLQETISQYTSVDGVVGRINRKEGEGSKSEQLASALEHSQPIIIVTIQTFPFVLKAIENSVSLKERNYVVIADEAHSSQTGSTARQLKEVLMVDSKADDEALTTEDILDAAVASRRASKNLSYLAFTATPKDKTLQLFGRLPKPDEPPSKTNKPEAYHVYSMRQAIEEGFILDVLKNYTNYKVAYNLAMKIAGSDAEVESKKAKVKLNQWVRLHDYNISQKVQVIIEHFKDNIMGLLGGQAKAMVVTSSRKEAVRYKLGFDKYITEKGYDKITAMVAFSGEVEFNEQDPNAAALLGEKFTEHGMNPNLKGRDMRKAFDSDDYQVMIVANKFQTGFDQPKLCAMYVDKKLGGVECVQTLSRLNRTFPGKAESGTFVLDFFNEPDDILEAFQPYYQTAELADVSDPDLIFDLSQKLRSAKIFYWHEVEQFCEAFFVKSKSNAAIANICKPAVERWQKRYKQAIEAYKEAKDMFDRVEKFNDPVVTANAENSLKDCKKAKDELEIFKKDLGSFVRFYEFMSQIVDYDDKDLEKLSLYARNLRPMLRETVVEDDDVDLSNVVLSHYRLSAIRQQHIKLKEDAEDYKIIPGDSLGAAKPKDKKAEFLSQIIEKLNEIFVTDGLSEKDMVNYAYTIRDKMRENVKVMNQLKHNTAEQAMLGDFAQAIDDAILDSSSAHQNQMMQLLSNPERSQAFSRLILELLTAGGQAR, from the coding sequence ATGAGCGTGTTTTACGGCGGGGATAAGTCGACGGAATACATTTTTCAAAATGACATGATCCGTCAAATGCTGGCAAACGGCTGGTTACTCGGCAATCCCAAACACTACAATCGTGAGTTGGCCTTATATTCCGAAGATGTGCTCGGGTTCGTTAAAGATACCCAAGACGAGCAATGGCAAAAATTCTGCACGCTGTACCCCAATAATCCAGAGCAGAAGTTCCTGGAGCGCGTTGCCTCACAGCTCAATAAAGCCGACCCTAATGCGGCCAATCGAGAGATCCGAACCTTTGGCACCTTGGGTGTACTGCGTAATGAGCTGCGCGACCGTGGCACCCGTTTCAGCTTATGCCAATTCAAGCCAGAGCATGATCTAAATCCCGATACCTTAGCGCGTTACAACAAGAACCGTCTGCGACTGGTGCCAGAGCTGGTGTATAGCCCGTGGGCAACCGATGCGCATGAAGCCGAGACCGGCATTCGGGCCAAGCAGTGGCGCATTGATCTGGTATTGTTTGTGAATGGCTTACCGGTGGCCACGCTGGAGTTGAAGTCTGAGTTTAAGCAGCCCGTGAGTAATGCGGTTAAGCAATATAAAACCACGCGCTTTGCTATTGACCCGGTGACCAAAAAGCCTGAGCCCTTATTAACCTTTAAACGCGGTGCCTTGGTGCATTTTGCGGTGAGCCAAGATCAGGTTTTTATGGCGACGCGCTTAGAAGGTGATGACACGTTCTTTTTGCCGTTCAATAAAGGCACCAAAGACGGTGGCGCGGGTAATGAAGTCCCAGAAGATAAGCAGCAATACGCAACGGGATATTTATGGAATGAGGTGTTACTGCCGGACAACCTGTTAAATATCCTTGCGCGGTTTATGCACCTTGAAATTAAGGAAAAGGAAGACTGGGAAGGCCGTAAAACCAAAAAAGAGACGCTAATTTTCCCGCGCTATCACCAGTGGGATGTGGTGCGTAAGCTGATTGAGGCGGCTAAAACCGAAGGCCCTGGTCAAAAGTATTTAATACAACACAGTGCCGGGTCGGGTAAGTCCAACTCCATTGCCTGGTCTGCGCATCAGTTATCGGCACTCCATAACGCGGATGGCAGTAAGGTGTTTGCGTCGGTGATTGTGGTGACTGACAGAACGGTACTGGATGACCAGTTACAGGAGACTATTTCACAATACACTTCAGTTGATGGCGTGGTGGGGCGCATTAACCGTAAAGAGGGTGAAGGCTCCAAGTCAGAGCAATTGGCCTCAGCGTTGGAGCACTCGCAACCGATCATTATTGTCACCATTCAAACCTTCCCGTTTGTGTTAAAAGCCATTGAGAACAGTGTCAGCCTGAAAGAACGTAACTATGTGGTGATTGCCGATGAGGCGCATAGCTCACAAACTGGCAGTACTGCGCGGCAATTAAAAGAAGTGCTGATGGTTGACAGCAAAGCGGATGATGAGGCGCTAACGACGGAGGATATTTTAGATGCGGCGGTGGCCTCGCGTCGTGCCTCGAAGAACCTCAGTTACTTGGCCTTTACCGCAACCCCGAAAGATAAAACGCTGCAATTGTTTGGCCGTCTACCCAAGCCAGATGAACCACCGTCCAAGACCAATAAGCCTGAGGCCTACCATGTATACAGTATGCGCCAAGCGATTGAGGAAGGCTTTATTCTCGATGTTCTGAAGAATTACACCAATTACAAAGTCGCTTATAACCTGGCGATGAAGATTGCCGGAAGTGATGCGGAAGTCGAAAGTAAAAAGGCCAAGGTAAAGCTGAATCAGTGGGTGCGCCTGCATGACTACAACATCAGTCAGAAGGTGCAGGTCATTATTGAGCACTTCAAAGACAACATCATGGGCCTGCTGGGTGGGCAAGCCAAAGCGATGGTGGTCACCAGTTCGCGTAAAGAAGCCGTGCGCTATAAGTTAGGCTTTGACAAATACATTACCGAAAAAGGCTATGACAAGATCACTGCCATGGTGGCCTTTTCTGGTGAGGTGGAATTTAACGAGCAAGACCCGAACGCGGCGGCCTTACTGGGTGAGAAGTTTACAGAGCATGGCATGAATCCTAATCTCAAAGGGCGTGATATGCGCAAAGCCTTTGATAGTGATGATTACCAAGTGATGATCGTCGCCAATAAATTTCAAACCGGCTTTGACCAACCCAAGCTGTGCGCCATGTACGTGGATAAAAAGCTGGGCGGTGTGGAGTGTGTGCAAACCTTGTCGCGCTTAAACCGTACGTTCCCTGGTAAAGCGGAGAGCGGCACGTTTGTGTTGGACTTCTTTAATGAGCCGGATGACATACTGGAAGCGTTCCAGCCGTATTACCAAACCGCTGAATTAGCCGATGTGTCTGACCCTGACTTGATATTTGATCTGTCACAGAAGTTGCGCAGTGCCAAGATTTTTTATTGGCATGAAGTTGAGCAGTTTTGTGAGGCGTTCTTTGTTAAAAGCAAAAGCAATGCCGCGATTGCCAATATCTGTAAACCTGCGGTGGAGCGTTGGCAGAAGCGTTATAAGCAGGCGATTGAGGCTTATAAAGAAGCTAAGGATATGTTTGATCGCGTTGAGAAATTCAATGACCCCGTGGTGACCGCTAATGCTGAGAACAGCCTGAAGGATTGCAAGAAGGCTAAGGACGAGCTGGAGATATTCAAAAAGGACTTGGGTAGCTTTGTGCGCTTCTATGAGTTTATGTCTCAGATTGTGGACTACGACGATAAGGATCTGGAAAAGCTCAGCCTGTATGCGCGTAACTTGCGGCCCATGCTGCGGGAGACGGTCGTTGAGGATGATGACGTTGATTTGAGTAATGTGGTGCTGAGTCATTACCGGCTGTCTGCAATACGCCAACAACACATTAAGCTCAAAGAGGATGCTGAAGACTACAAGATTATACCGGGCGATAGCTTGGGTGCTGCCAAGCCGAAGGATAAGAAAGCGGAGTTCCTATCTCAGATTATTGAGAAGCTGAATGAGATCTTTGTGACGGATGGGCTGAGCGAGAAAGATATGGTGAATTATGCTTACACGATCCGAGACAAGATGAGAGAGAACGTGAAGGTGATGAACCAGCTTAAACATAATACGGCAGAGCAAGCAATGCTGGGTGACTTTGCCCAAGCGATTGATGATGCCATCTTGGATAGCAGTTCTGCCCACCAGAATCAGATGATGCAGCTGTTATCGAATCCAGAGCGGAGCCAAGCGTTCTCAAGGCTCATTCTTGAATTGTTGACGGCTGGAGGACAAGCGAGATGA
- a CDS encoding type II toxin-antitoxin system Phd/YefM family antitoxin, whose amino-acid sequence MPNTQYKDAWTIAEAKAKLSELLRCADEKPQYIGARKPYVLISVEQWEALNKPKESMGQWLG is encoded by the coding sequence ATGCCTAATACACAATACAAAGACGCTTGGACAATAGCAGAGGCAAAAGCCAAACTCTCTGAGCTACTCAGGTGTGCAGATGAAAAGCCACAATACATTGGTGCCAGAAAACCTTATGTATTAATTTCTGTTGAGCAATGGGAAGCTCTCAATAAGCCGAAAGAATCGATGGGTCAATGGCTTGGCTAG